A window from Ureaplasma parvum serovar 3 str. ATCC 27815 encodes these proteins:
- a CDS encoding single-stranded DNA-binding protein, which yields MNKVILIGNLVRDPEARQIPSGRLVTNFTIAVNDNTPNANANFIRCVAWNNQANFLTTYLKKGDAIAIEGRIVSRSYVDNNGKTNYVTEVYADQVQSLSRRNQSPSDNNKVNVDTMMESYTGINTDAAFSSNKPQTTLSSTTSNLNKNNDEEDEITSWINLDDDLE from the coding sequence ATGAATAAAGTAATATTGATTGGTAATTTAGTACGTGATCCAGAAGCTCGTCAAATACCAAGTGGGCGTTTAGTTACTAACTTTACAATCGCTGTAAATGACAATACACCTAATGCTAATGCAAATTTTATACGTTGTGTTGCTTGAAATAATCAGGCTAATTTCTTAACAACATATTTAAAAAAGGGTGATGCCATTGCAATTGAAGGACGTATAGTTTCTCGAAGTTATGTCGACAATAATGGTAAAACAAATTATGTAACTGAAGTTTACGCTGATCAAGTTCAATCATTATCACGTCGAAACCAAAGTCCTAGTGATAACAATAAGGTAAATGTTGATACAATGATGGAATCATATACAGGTATTAATACTGATGCAGCATTTAGTTCAAACAAACCTCAAACTACCCTTTCATCGACAACATCAAATTTAAATAAAAATAATGATGAAGAAGATGAAATTACAAGTTGAATTAATCTTGATGATGATTTAGAATAG
- the rpsF gene encoding 30S ribosomal protein S6: MAKYEIMLVVRGDLDQEQANKVANELKATLKNTEVKENNYDGVQQLAYEINKLKTAYRYVYNFETTDVSLINEFRRLAIINKNVLRHIIINLEKDYGYKATVNTKKVQRNEKRAEVYARQKEEAERRAVERQAAYEAMKAEREAAGLPVKEFVKNTNSKR; encoded by the coding sequence ATGGCGAAATACGAAATTATGTTAGTTGTTCGTGGTGATTTAGATCAAGAACAAGCTAATAAAGTTGCAAATGAATTAAAAGCAACTTTAAAGAATACAGAAGTAAAAGAAAATAATTATGATGGCGTGCAACAATTAGCTTATGAGATTAATAAGTTAAAAACAGCTTATCGTTATGTTTATAATTTTGAAACTACTGATGTTAGCCTAATTAATGAATTTAGACGTTTAGCAATTATTAATAAAAATGTATTGAGACATATTATTATTAATTTAGAAAAAGATTACGGTTATAAAGCAACTGTTAATACTAAAAAAGTACAACGTAATGAAAAACGTGCTGAAGTTTATGCACGTCAAAAAGAAGAAGCAGAACGTCGTGCAGTAGAACGTCAAGCAGCTTATGAAGCAATGAAAGCCGAACGAGAAGCAGCTGGTTTGCCAGTTAAAGAATTTGTTAAAAACACAAATTCAAAACGTTAA
- a CDS encoding uracil-DNA glycosylase: protein MKWKEFIINETKQSYLKNIIKKINNIENHQVVFPLKKQRFRCFDFFDIEQTKVVILGQDPYHTPKIANGLCFSVDLGNNLPGSLINIFKALEYDLQIKRTNPDLSDWAKQGVLLLNTVLTVNAHQPNSHKNFGYEELIKNVFNELRKQKHVVYLLWGKQAMSYINLIDQKQNLILCASHPSPLSAHRGFLTCKHFSKCNDYLIKHLRTPIKW, encoded by the coding sequence ATGAAATGAAAAGAATTCATAATTAATGAAACTAAACAAAGTTATTTAAAAAATATTATTAAAAAAATCAACAACATCGAGAATCATCAAGTAGTTTTTCCTTTAAAAAAACAACGGTTTAGATGTTTTGATTTTTTTGATATTGAACAAACTAAAGTTGTTATTTTAGGGCAAGATCCATACCATACACCTAAAATAGCTAATGGTTTGTGTTTTAGTGTGGATTTAGGAAATAATTTACCAGGATCACTAATCAATATTTTTAAAGCTTTAGAATATGATTTACAAATAAAAAGAACAAACCCTGATTTGTCTGATTGGGCAAAACAAGGAGTTTTATTGTTGAATACTGTTTTAACTGTTAACGCTCATCAACCAAATTCGCATAAAAATTTTGGTTATGAAGAATTAATTAAAAATGTGTTTAACGAACTTAGAAAACAAAAGCATGTTGTTTATTTATTATGAGGAAAACAAGCTATGAGTTACATTAATTTGATTGATCAAAAACAAAATTTAATTTTATGTGCTTCACATCCTTCGCCATTAAGTGCACATCGTGGTTTTTTAACTTGTAAACATTTTAGTAAATGCAATGATTATTTAATTAAACATTTACGCACTCCAATAAAATGATAA
- the rplI gene encoding 50S ribosomal protein L9: MKVILLEDIASLGKKNEIIDVSDGYAKNFLIRQKKAVALTNKSQEVLNKDLAILEAQEQQAILDATLLKDKLEQKPLQFFLKTNNLQTFGSISNKQIIDEINKEQKFITKHMITKPHALGIGEHIVEILLHKKVTAKLHVIVSKE, translated from the coding sequence ATGAAAGTTATTTTATTAGAAGATATTGCAAGTCTTGGTAAAAAAAATGAAATTATTGATGTTAGTGATGGTTATGCAAAAAATTTTTTAATTCGACAAAAAAAAGCAGTTGCATTAACAAATAAATCACAAGAAGTTTTAAATAAAGATCTTGCAATTTTAGAAGCTCAAGAACAACAAGCAATCTTAGACGCAACTTTACTAAAAGATAAACTAGAGCAAAAGCCTCTACAATTTTTTTTAAAAACAAATAATTTACAAACTTTTGGATCAATTAGTAATAAACAAATTATTGATGAAATTAATAAAGAACAAAAATTTATAACAAAGCATATGATAACAAAACCACATGCATTAGGTATTGGTGAACATATTGTTGAAATTTTATTGCATAAAAAGGTTACTGCTAAACTTCATGTTATTGTTAGCAAAGAATAA
- a CDS encoding replicative DNA helicase — protein sequence MPTKDLNDAILDLFCLIINNNDFWKDVVLRLEVKDFPEKIQQNIFNTIANLNEQKYKINESNILNALANYVIIDEQDQNYLLHKNYLLQILDRTDYLVDLKDCIEIIKNASIKNKLDVFANEILATQISLINAKDQFKEMHEKFLEILASRTEDTIENMELIANRYFEKLNKIGNSGIIPGVIKTKYDNIDKFTNGYKPGELVVIAARPGIGKTTFCLNVMVNNVNEIIEYNENIQPNQKEKIIVMFSLEITKEQILQKFISIKTGISNREVIENKYRITKGYDTRSFAMQAINDIKSWPIFIDDRPNISIVDIEAKLYDLKKRYDIALVVLDYLQLVSGGNANKNMTRTQEVGRVSSALKIIAKEINAPVIAIAQLSRKAEERDVSNNVNMKNNPLVKTIDNSPKLSDLRESGSIEQDADVVAFLHWDRKQRNFMQNDNQETRMRDDLIEAKFIVEKNRNGSTGETDIIFSKLNSKFIRATTSKE from the coding sequence ATGCCAACAAAAGACTTAAATGATGCGATATTAGATTTGTTTTGTTTAATTATTAATAATAATGACTTTTGAAAAGATGTTGTTTTACGTTTAGAAGTTAAAGATTTTCCAGAAAAGATTCAGCAAAATATTTTTAATACAATTGCTAATTTAAACGAACAAAAGTATAAAATCAATGAATCAAATATTTTAAATGCATTAGCTAATTATGTGATTATTGATGAACAAGATCAAAATTATTTATTACATAAGAATTATTTACTTCAAATTTTAGATCGTACTGATTATTTAGTAGATTTAAAAGATTGTATTGAAATTATTAAGAATGCTTCAATTAAAAATAAACTTGATGTTTTTGCAAATGAGATTTTAGCAACCCAAATTTCATTAATTAACGCTAAAGATCAATTTAAAGAAATGCATGAAAAATTTTTAGAAATTCTTGCATCACGAACCGAAGATACTATTGAAAATATGGAATTAATTGCTAATCGATATTTTGAGAAATTAAATAAAATAGGCAATAGCGGGATTATTCCTGGAGTTATTAAAACTAAATACGATAATATTGATAAATTCACTAATGGTTATAAACCTGGAGAATTAGTTGTTATTGCCGCTCGTCCTGGAATTGGAAAAACTACATTTTGTTTAAATGTTATGGTTAACAATGTTAATGAAATTATTGAATATAACGAAAATATTCAACCAAATCAAAAAGAAAAGATCATTGTAATGTTTTCGCTTGAAATTACTAAAGAACAAATTTTACAAAAGTTTATCTCAATTAAAACAGGAATTTCTAATCGTGAAGTTATAGAAAATAAATATCGTATAACTAAAGGATATGACACAAGGTCTTTTGCTATGCAAGCAATCAATGATATTAAAAGTTGACCTATTTTTATCGATGATCGTCCTAATATTTCAATTGTAGACATTGAAGCAAAATTATATGATTTAAAAAAACGTTATGATATTGCTTTAGTCGTTTTAGATTATTTACAATTGGTTTCAGGAGGCAATGCAAATAAAAATATGACAAGAACACAAGAGGTAGGTCGTGTTTCAAGTGCATTAAAAATCATTGCTAAAGAAATTAATGCACCAGTAATCGCTATCGCTCAACTTTCACGTAAAGCAGAAGAACGTGATGTAAGCAATAATGTTAATATGAAAAATAACCCTTTAGTAAAAACAATTGATAATTCCCCAAAATTGTCTGATTTGCGAGAATCTGGATCAATTGAACAAGATGCTGACGTTGTTGCTTTTTTACATTGGGATCGAAAACAACGCAATTTTATGCAAAATGATAATCAAGAAACCCGAATGCGCGATGATTTGATTGAAGCAAAATTTATTGTTGAAAAGAACCGAAACGGGTCAACAGGTGAAACTGATATTATTTTTTCTAAATTAAATAGTAAATTTATTCGTGCAACCACTTCAAAGGAGTAA
- a CDS encoding GNAT family N-acetyltransferase, whose translation MVLIEKINEQDINTVVAYVVAFRKKLYPKVDHNNLPKELVNFKQTYIINPLGIWFSVFLEDTHELVGTISCHEYDYRYNNLFYLDRSTKTSEVGKLYIDPLIRRQGIATRLFNALKDQAKKQGIKCFYLHTHHHLPGAREFWLKMGFKIQKEMTLEDDGQDIIHMTLEL comes from the coding sequence ATGGTTTTGATAGAAAAAATCAATGAACAAGATATTAATACCGTCGTAGCATATGTTGTTGCTTTCCGTAAAAAACTTTATCCCAAAGTTGATCATAATAACTTACCTAAGGAACTAGTTAATTTTAAACAAACTTACATTATTAATCCTTTAGGAATATGGTTTAGTGTTTTTTTAGAAGATACACATGAATTAGTTGGAACAATTTCATGTCATGAATACGATTATAGATATAATAATCTATTCTATCTAGATAGAAGTACTAAAACAAGTGAGGTTGGTAAATTATATATTGATCCTTTGATTCGACGTCAAGGAATTGCAACTCGTTTGTTTAACGCATTAAAAGACCAAGCTAAAAAACAAGGAATTAAATGTTTTTATTTACACACACACCATCACTTGCCAGGCGCTAGAGAATTTTGGTTAAAAATGGGATTTAAAATTCAAAAAGAAATGACTTTAGAAGATGATGGTCAAGACATTATTCATATGACTTTAGAATTATAA
- the rpsR gene encoding 30S ribosomal protein S18, translated as MAKVTNNRNRKPRKKVCILSAKGIEHVDYKDVELLQRFINNNNKIASRRVTGASARMQRRIANAIKRARFVGLLPYVKE; from the coding sequence ATGGCCAAAGTAACTAATAACCGTAATCGTAAACCACGTAAAAAAGTTTGTATTTTATCTGCTAAAGGAATCGAACATGTCGATTACAAAGATGTAGAATTACTACAACGTTTTATTAACAATAATAACAAAATTGCATCACGACGTGTAACAGGAGCAAGTGCTCGTATGCAAAGAAGAATTGCAAATGCAATTAAACGTGCACGTTTCGTAGGATTACTTCCATACGTTAAAGAATAA